A region from the Halosolutus gelatinilyticus genome encodes:
- a CDS encoding cupin domain-containing protein codes for MDRVPLADLEPSEAADGVHLALMAGTESMNVQHFEIEPGAAVEEHSHPHEQTGFIYEGELVFRTDGAEIVCGPGDSYAIPGEQPHAAENRGDETVRGVDIFSPPRENPNWQG; via the coding sequence ATGGATCGCGTTCCACTCGCCGACCTCGAACCGTCAGAAGCCGCCGACGGCGTCCACCTGGCGCTGATGGCCGGCACCGAATCGATGAACGTTCAGCACTTCGAGATCGAACCCGGCGCGGCGGTCGAGGAACACAGCCACCCGCACGAGCAGACCGGGTTCATCTACGAGGGCGAACTGGTCTTCCGCACCGACGGGGCCGAGATCGTCTGCGGTCCCGGCGACTCCTACGCGATCCCCGGCGAGCAGCCCCACGCGGCCGAGAACCGGGGCGACGAGACGGTCCGCGGCGTCGACATCTTCAGCCCGCCGCGGGAGAACCCGAACTGGCAGGGGTAG
- a CDS encoding NRAMP family divalent metal transporter: METETKSVGLGRIDAFARRLGPAWLAGAIAAGPATMVSLLVAGASFGYALLWVVVLSAVLGTVAQYLAMRLGLLTEAGIVAVVDEHLGSGWAWVLVIDAVLAAGLAQLVIMKTVADVSATIVAGADVGIAVLADPRFWGVLWALALALGLAGGGYRLAEIGAKLLVSLVVLAFVGSAIIVPIEPGAAATGLDPEIPAGVGGAVVAAGVLGGAVHITLVTMQSYTMRARGWTERDLGIATFDVVSSMLVAFGLFSLAIFLVAASVLPEAGLDPESIDQVQAARALGPVAGDHATWLFLLGLWGAAVSTLGGNTIVPPYLLADKLDWEQSVEDPRYRTALVAVALASAGGAFLEGAFFQLLVLVLAFGLVGTPFALVVILVLLNDPDVVPETNSTAANLGGLVLVAVATVLAAEFVRGELDTIADPTSAFVVAFAAATALATVALAGRGVRDRFGRT; encoded by the coding sequence ATGGAAACCGAGACGAAATCGGTAGGACTCGGACGCATCGACGCGTTCGCGAGGCGATTGGGACCGGCCTGGCTCGCCGGCGCGATCGCGGCGGGGCCGGCGACGATGGTCAGCCTGCTCGTGGCCGGGGCGAGTTTCGGCTACGCGCTGCTGTGGGTGGTCGTCCTGTCGGCGGTTCTCGGAACCGTCGCGCAGTACCTGGCGATGCGGCTCGGATTGCTCACCGAAGCGGGGATCGTGGCGGTCGTCGACGAGCATCTCGGCTCGGGCTGGGCCTGGGTGCTCGTGATCGACGCCGTCCTCGCCGCGGGGCTGGCCCAGCTCGTGATCATGAAGACGGTCGCGGACGTGAGCGCGACGATCGTCGCCGGTGCGGACGTCGGCATCGCCGTCCTCGCGGACCCGCGGTTCTGGGGCGTCCTGTGGGCGCTCGCGCTCGCGCTCGGGCTGGCCGGCGGCGGCTATCGCCTCGCCGAGATCGGCGCGAAACTCCTCGTCTCGCTGGTCGTCCTCGCTTTCGTCGGGTCGGCGATCATCGTCCCGATCGAACCCGGCGCAGCGGCAACCGGGCTCGATCCAGAGATTCCGGCCGGCGTCGGCGGCGCGGTCGTCGCCGCGGGCGTTCTCGGCGGCGCGGTCCACATCACGCTGGTGACAATGCAGAGCTACACGATGCGCGCACGGGGGTGGACCGAACGCGATCTGGGGATCGCGACGTTCGACGTGGTGAGTTCGATGCTCGTCGCGTTCGGCCTGTTCAGCCTCGCGATCTTCCTCGTCGCGGCGAGCGTCCTCCCCGAAGCGGGCCTCGATCCGGAATCGATCGATCAGGTGCAGGCCGCACGGGCGCTCGGCCCCGTCGCGGGGGACCACGCGACCTGGCTGTTCCTGCTCGGGCTGTGGGGGGCGGCCGTCTCCACGCTCGGCGGCAACACGATCGTTCCGCCGTACCTCCTCGCCGACAAACTCGACTGGGAGCAGTCGGTCGAGGATCCGCGCTACCGCACCGCGCTCGTCGCCGTCGCGCTCGCCTCGGCCGGCGGCGCCTTCCTCGAGGGCGCCTTCTTCCAGCTTCTCGTCCTCGTGCTCGCGTTCGGCCTCGTCGGGACGCCGTTCGCGCTCGTCGTGATCCTCGTCCTGTTGAACGATCCCGACGTCGTTCCGGAGACGAACTCGACGGCCGCGAACCTCGGCGGACTCGTCCTCGTCGCGGTCGCGACCGTCCTGGCGGCCGAATTCGTCCGGGGCGAACTCGACACGATCGCCGACCCGACCTCGGCGTTCGTCGTCGCGTTCGCGGCGGCGACGGCGCTCGCGACCGTGGCGCTCGCCGGCAGAGGCGTTCGCGATCGGTTCGGGAGAACGTGA